One genomic region from Shewanella aestuarii encodes:
- a CDS encoding SDR family oxidoreductase, translated as MQVREADYTKPDTLNSAFKGANKVLLISSSEVGQRAEQHRNVIDAAKNQGVSLIAYTSLLHADTSPLLLAKEHLETEKYLQQSGVPFVLLRNGWYTENYLASVKPAIEYGAFIGSAGEGLISSATRDDYAQAAAVVITSATPQAGKVYELAGDESYTLAELAALISQQSGKTIPYVNLPEHEYKAALVGAGIPEPFAALLADSDKGALNAGLFDNQGALSALIGRPTTRLSESLKAVIN; from the coding sequence GTGCAGGTACGTGAAGCAGATTATACAAAGCCTGACACCCTAAACTCGGCATTTAAGGGGGCAAATAAAGTGCTGCTTATTTCTTCAAGTGAAGTGGGACAAAGAGCAGAACAACATCGCAATGTTATTGACGCGGCTAAAAACCAAGGTGTATCGCTTATCGCCTATACCAGCCTACTGCATGCTGATACATCGCCGTTACTTTTAGCCAAAGAGCACCTAGAAACTGAGAAATACCTGCAACAAAGTGGCGTACCTTTCGTGCTGCTTCGTAATGGCTGGTATACCGAAAATTACCTAGCCAGTGTTAAGCCAGCTATTGAATACGGCGCCTTTATAGGCAGTGCAGGAGAGGGACTGATAAGCTCAGCAACACGAGATGATTATGCACAAGCTGCGGCAGTGGTAATAACATCAGCCACACCACAAGCAGGAAAAGTATATGAATTGGCGGGTGATGAGTCATACACACTTGCAGAACTGGCGGCCTTAATAAGTCAGCAATCGGGTAAAACGATACCCTATGTCAACTTGCCTGAGCATGAATACAAAGCTGCACTTGTTGGTGCTGGGATCCCTGAGCCATTCGCCGCCTTGCTTGCTGATTCAGATAAAGGGGCGTTAAACGCGGGATTATTTGATAACCAAGGGGCATTAAGTGCCTTAATCGGTCGCCCCACCACCCGCCTCAGTGAATCACTCAAAGCGGTTATCAATTGA
- a CDS encoding alkyl/aryl-sulfatase, whose translation MNKSVIALIVISSLSFSYSAVAHSHGTGQDEHALTTSFMYQGKPATQATKAYNTEFAKGLNFDDTKSFQEGRANLIAPLDAATAALLADAYEFISDQTPDTINPSLYRQAQMNNEAYGLYQVNEGIFQIRGTDLANMSLVRTDNGWIVFDPLTTKEAAKASLAFALKNLPFGNHDPVVAMIYSHSHADHFGGSRGIQEMFPNVTVYGSANITKEMVDENVLAGNAMSRRTSYQYGATMVPSETTIVDAALSNGIAKGEITYVLPDHETNLDSKFETVVIDGLEVVFMDASGTEAVSEAVAYIPSMKTIWSAEVTYKGMHNIYTLRGAKVRDALKWSKEINNMLQEWGGEAEFLFAAHSSPIWGNQDINDFLKLQRDNYGFVHNQSLRLANNGVVLQDIGWEIEKVLPQSIKDAWHTNGYHGTYSHNARAVYNMYLGFFDMNPANLNPLPTKAEAAKFVEYMGGEQAILKRAKADFYKGEYHFVATAVNKVVVNNPNNNDARNLLADTYEQLGYQSEGAGWRNIYLSGAQELRIGRQAGALKSASADIIAEMPVRSLLDYLAIKVDSIKAQNYAFEVNLVLPDSKEVYVVELANGNLSNAKIDKVKDSATATFTINQADIVKLNLKQTTVKQLLTSKAASIQGDASFLDILAKVMTEFDPAFEIVPLPTDKVIEANKAIYMKNVARPVHNGRHHHR comes from the coding sequence ATGAACAAATCAGTTATTGCCTTAATCGTTATTTCAAGCTTGTCTTTTAGCTATTCTGCCGTGGCGCATAGCCATGGTACAGGTCAAGATGAGCATGCGTTAACCACTTCATTTATGTATCAAGGCAAGCCTGCGACTCAAGCGACTAAAGCCTACAATACTGAGTTTGCTAAGGGCTTAAATTTTGACGATACCAAGTCATTTCAAGAAGGCCGAGCGAATCTGATAGCGCCGCTAGATGCCGCAACCGCCGCGTTGCTTGCTGATGCCTATGAATTTATTAGTGATCAAACCCCAGATACCATCAATCCGTCACTGTATCGTCAAGCGCAGATGAATAATGAAGCTTATGGTTTGTATCAAGTAAACGAGGGTATTTTCCAAATTCGCGGTACTGATTTAGCTAACATGAGTTTAGTGCGTACCGATAACGGTTGGATTGTATTTGACCCATTAACCACTAAAGAAGCGGCTAAAGCCTCGTTAGCTTTTGCCCTTAAAAACTTACCATTTGGTAATCATGATCCCGTTGTGGCCATGATTTACTCGCATTCACATGCCGACCATTTTGGTGGTTCTCGTGGAATTCAAGAGATGTTTCCCAATGTGACAGTTTATGGCTCGGCGAATATCACCAAAGAAATGGTTGATGAAAACGTGCTAGCGGGTAATGCCATGTCTCGGCGTACTTCGTATCAATATGGGGCGACGATGGTGCCATCTGAAACCACCATTGTTGATGCCGCTTTATCAAATGGTATTGCTAAAGGCGAGATCACCTATGTGTTGCCAGATCATGAAACTAATCTAGACAGCAAATTTGAAACTGTCGTCATTGATGGTCTTGAAGTGGTGTTTATGGATGCATCGGGTACTGAGGCGGTATCTGAAGCTGTGGCTTACATTCCCAGCATGAAGACCATTTGGTCTGCTGAAGTAACCTATAAAGGCATGCACAACATCTATACCTTACGTGGTGCTAAAGTGCGTGATGCGCTTAAATGGTCTAAAGAAATCAATAATATGCTCCAAGAGTGGGGCGGCGAAGCCGAATTTTTATTTGCGGCACACAGCTCGCCAATTTGGGGCAATCAAGATATTAATGACTTTTTAAAGTTACAGCGCGACAACTATGGATTTGTACACAATCAATCTTTGCGCCTAGCCAATAACGGCGTTGTGCTGCAGGACATAGGCTGGGAAATTGAAAAGGTGTTACCACAATCAATAAAAGATGCGTGGCACACCAATGGTTATCATGGCACTTACTCACATAATGCGCGCGCTGTGTATAACATGTATTTGGGCTTTTTTGACATGAACCCTGCTAACTTAAATCCTTTACCGACCAAAGCAGAGGCGGCTAAATTTGTTGAATACATGGGCGGTGAACAAGCTATTTTAAAGCGTGCTAAAGCAGATTTTTATAAAGGCGAATACCACTTTGTTGCTACCGCAGTGAACAAGGTTGTGGTCAATAACCCCAACAATAATGATGCACGTAACTTATTAGCGGATACTTATGAACAGCTAGGTTATCAGTCAGAAGGCGCAGGTTGGCGAAATATCTATCTTTCTGGCGCACAAGAGTTACGTATTGGCCGCCAAGCAGGAGCATTAAAATCAGCCTCAGCAGATATTATTGCTGAAATGCCAGTAAGGTCGTTATTGGATTATTTAGCGATTAAAGTCGATTCAATTAAAGCGCAAAATTACGCCTTTGAAGTTAATTTAGTGCTGCCAGATAGCAAAGAAGTTTATGTGGTTGAGTTGGCTAACGGTAACTTGAGTAACGCTAAAATTGATAAGGTAAAAGACAGTGCAACCGCCACTTTTACCATCAATCAAGCTGACATTGTTAAGCTTAACCTTAAGCAAACAACGGTAAAACAATTGCTGACAAGCAAAGCGGCGAGCATTCAAGGCGATGCATCTTTCTTAGACATCTTAGCGAAGGTGATGACTGAATTTGACCCTGCATTTGAAATTGTCCCCTTGCCTACCGACAAGGTGATTGAGGCCAATAAAGCCATCTATATGAAAAATGTCGCTAGGCCAGTACACAATGGACGTCACCACCACCGCTAG
- a CDS encoding LysR family transcriptional regulator — protein sequence MNKVTQTSPEFMPDKIDLNLYRVFSQVYHHQSITLAAEQLDVTQAAVSGSIKRLSQLCGQDLFIRNGRGIIATHYAHQLMEQLLPSLEVLEGLVENTKVFDSNTSHLQFTVLAFESITDQLLPHTLRLQQQGNPLITFKDQNTNETQINEALFAQQADLAIDITDSRDSTLIYQPLATDEIVLICRQNHPRISGPVSTEQFFAEQHIKLNLTRANASIVDFYAENNLSNRKVVAECKVVAECNSLLSLISLVAQSDCIGACSKSLAYKYQQAFHIQIIDMPVKINPIQLSLIWHRRQQNNPAHKWLRQTISDIYQQHIQANYTNHSK from the coding sequence ATGAATAAGGTAACGCAGACATCACCAGAATTTATGCCAGATAAGATTGATTTGAATCTCTATAGAGTGTTTTCGCAGGTGTATCATCATCAGTCCATCACCTTAGCGGCTGAACAACTTGATGTGACTCAAGCAGCCGTCAGCGGGTCGATTAAACGCTTATCCCAACTTTGTGGCCAAGACTTATTTATTCGCAATGGCCGCGGTATTATCGCCACCCACTATGCCCATCAATTGATGGAGCAACTCTTGCCATCATTGGAAGTCTTGGAAGGCTTGGTTGAGAACACCAAGGTATTTGACAGCAACACCTCTCATTTGCAATTCACCGTTTTAGCGTTTGAATCAATCACAGATCAATTACTGCCCCATACTTTACGTTTACAACAGCAAGGCAATCCGTTAATCACATTTAAAGATCAAAACACCAATGAAACCCAAATTAATGAGGCGCTATTTGCCCAACAAGCGGATCTGGCAATTGATATAACAGATAGTCGCGATAGCACTTTAATTTACCAACCCTTAGCCACTGATGAAATTGTACTCATTTGCCGCCAAAATCATCCGCGAATATCTGGGCCTGTGAGCACCGAGCAATTTTTTGCCGAACAACACATTAAGCTTAATTTGACCCGCGCCAATGCCTCAATTGTTGATTTTTATGCCGAAAATAATCTCTCAAACCGCAAAGTGGTTGCAGAGTGCAAAGTGGTTGCAGAGTGCAACTCGTTGTTATCATTAATTTCTTTGGTTGCTCAAAGTGACTGCATTGGCGCTTGTAGCAAATCATTAGCCTACAAATACCAACAAGCATTTCATATTCAAATTATCGACATGCCGGTTAAAATTAACCCCATACAATTATCGTTAATTTGGCATAGACGGCAGCAAAATAACCCTGCGCACAAATGGTTACGGCAAACCATTAGCGATATTTACCAACAACACATTCAAGCTAATTATACCAATCACAGTAAATAA
- a CDS encoding alpha/beta hydrolase family protein: MKTLTLVFTGLALALSGMSHSAEIDKSHIKRLGPVSSNSALALSKGPNADVLRANLVAKLSQQDSLNIFGDKYAWSEATSSPDKSGWLAYQVPVATQRFTQGTLTIKGLDNPQVYLNGQLVKSASEVPLNLANGDYQILVLADGQQANTEFSLDWQGKRDIDTLDFSAQTRQRVSAEQLYDAKTISSLTLSPNGKYLLQSTTEYQPAKGDTAIQVTELRQVSDNSVLYRWQDARPSSAVWSSNSKQLAFVANKQIQLLNIADLSIDIAVDNIENIADLHWYGDSLILSWTKPFKADDKATSKRYQAIEDRWSYWRNNSQLYQLDLDSGVLRQLTDGPLSTYLLDSHQDNNSLLVTRSPVDYAEPAHSLSQLIELDVSNLKETLIGEYRTFGGALYADNGMYIMAGANFMDGLGKQDKSIEVNDYDGQLYWRDSKGKVSPLSKNFNPAINNIMKVGDEDLLVAVTEGDYSPIYYFDKGRKSFTKIDTGVDMINSVSVANDGAKPTLVFAGTSATVPQKAYKMTLKSSRKQLLFDSQAQSYANTRLGKIEDFDFTNKHGHNIDGRVYLPVDFDANKKYPALVYYYGGTSPVGRHFTGRWPFNLWAAQGYVVYVLQPNGATGYGQGFSGRHVNAWGEYSADDIIEGTQAFLKAHHFVDPKRVGNMGASYGGFMTMYLATQTDIFAASMSHAGISNLSSYWGHGWWGYGYSGVASRGSFPWNNRELYVEHSPLYNADKITTPLLLIHGDADTNVPVGESHYMYTALKLLGKEVELVEFKDQDHHINSRQARFDWWNTTIAWFDLKLKGEPQWWNSLYPDSAYDEAKQ, from the coding sequence ATGAAAACTCTTACACTGGTGTTTACCGGTTTGGCGTTAGCGCTTTCGGGAATGAGCCATAGTGCTGAAATTGATAAAAGTCATATCAAGCGCCTTGGGCCAGTTAGCTCAAACAGCGCATTAGCTCTCTCTAAAGGCCCTAATGCGGATGTGTTACGAGCGAATTTAGTGGCTAAGTTAAGCCAGCAAGATAGCCTAAATATATTTGGCGACAAGTATGCTTGGTCAGAGGCAACCAGTTCACCAGACAAATCCGGTTGGTTAGCATATCAGGTGCCTGTTGCTACTCAGCGATTTACCCAAGGTACGCTTACCATAAAAGGGTTAGACAACCCGCAGGTTTACCTTAATGGTCAGTTAGTTAAATCAGCCAGTGAAGTGCCATTAAACTTGGCCAATGGCGATTATCAAATCTTAGTATTAGCCGACGGACAACAAGCTAACACCGAGTTTAGCCTTGACTGGCAAGGTAAAAGAGATATCGACACCCTCGACTTTAGCGCGCAAACCCGTCAGCGTGTATCAGCTGAGCAGCTATATGATGCTAAAACGATTAGTAGCTTAACTCTGTCTCCCAATGGCAAATATTTACTGCAATCAACCACAGAATATCAGCCAGCAAAAGGTGATACCGCAATTCAAGTCACTGAGCTGCGCCAAGTATCAGACAACAGCGTGTTATATCGCTGGCAAGATGCCCGACCAAGTAGTGCAGTTTGGTCATCAAACAGTAAGCAATTAGCGTTTGTTGCTAATAAGCAAATTCAATTACTGAATATTGCTGATCTTAGTATCGATATTGCTGTTGATAATATAGAAAACATTGCGGATCTGCATTGGTATGGCGACAGCTTAATATTAAGCTGGACCAAACCTTTTAAAGCGGATGATAAGGCGACATCAAAGCGTTACCAAGCCATTGAAGACCGTTGGAGCTATTGGCGCAATAATAGCCAGCTTTATCAATTAGACCTGGATTCTGGTGTGTTACGTCAGCTCACTGATGGCCCATTATCAACGTATCTACTGGACAGTCATCAAGACAACAATAGCCTATTGGTGACTCGTTCACCGGTTGATTACGCTGAGCCAGCCCACAGTTTGTCGCAATTAATTGAACTTGATGTTAGTAACTTAAAAGAAACCCTAATTGGTGAATATCGCACCTTTGGCGGCGCACTGTACGCCGACAATGGCATGTATATCATGGCTGGGGCTAACTTCATGGATGGCTTAGGAAAACAAGATAAGTCGATTGAAGTAAACGACTATGACGGTCAGTTATATTGGCGAGACAGCAAGGGGAAAGTCAGTCCATTAAGCAAAAACTTTAACCCAGCCATCAATAATATAATGAAAGTCGGCGATGAAGACTTATTAGTGGCGGTAACCGAAGGCGATTATTCACCCATTTACTATTTTGATAAAGGCCGTAAAAGCTTCACTAAAATCGACACAGGTGTTGATATGATCAACAGCGTTAGTGTCGCCAACGATGGCGCCAAGCCGACATTGGTATTTGCTGGAACTTCCGCGACTGTGCCACAAAAAGCCTACAAAATGACGCTGAAATCAAGCCGCAAGCAACTGTTGTTTGATAGCCAAGCCCAAAGTTATGCCAACACTCGCTTAGGCAAAATTGAAGATTTTGATTTTACTAACAAGCATGGCCATAACATTGATGGCAGAGTGTATTTACCCGTAGATTTTGATGCGAATAAAAAATACCCTGCGTTAGTGTATTACTATGGCGGCACGTCGCCAGTTGGTCGCCACTTTACTGGCCGCTGGCCATTTAATTTGTGGGCAGCGCAAGGCTATGTGGTTTATGTACTGCAACCCAATGGGGCAACGGGTTATGGCCAAGGGTTTAGTGGTCGACATGTGAATGCATGGGGTGAATACAGTGCTGACGATATTATTGAAGGCACACAAGCATTCTTAAAAGCTCACCACTTTGTTGACCCTAAACGCGTTGGCAATATGGGTGCATCTTATGGTGGCTTTATGACCATGTATTTAGCCACGCAAACCGATATTTTTGCGGCATCAATGTCGCATGCGGGCATCAGTAACTTGTCTTCATATTGGGGTCATGGCTGGTGGGGTTACGGTTATTCTGGCGTGGCCAGTCGCGGTAGTTTTCCGTGGAATAACCGTGAATTATATGTAGAACACAGCCCGCTCTACAACGCGGATAAAATTACCACGCCACTACTGCTTATTCATGGCGATGCAGATACCAATGTGCCAGTAGGCGAAAGCCACTATATGTACACTGCCCTGAAGCTATTGGGTAAAGAGGTTGAGCTAGTGGAATTTAAAGATCAAGACCATCATATCAATAGCCGTCAAGCTCGCTTTGACTGGTGGAATACCACCATAGCTTGGTTTGACTTGAAGCTTAAAGGTGAGCCTCAGTGGTGGAATAGCTTGTATCCTGATAGCGCCTATGATGAGGCGAAACAATAA
- a CDS encoding bifunctional diguanylate cyclase/phosphodiesterase translates to MIKLLSLNSVSKKLLFILMSVALISVLIVSFLLSAYEFKTAQKDQQSNLDTLIKVLSPSITAAVLFEDNESIQELINPILLRSDMVSVLVNNAQGEKVASANNDNKVLYADEHLTQVTAPLALDGITYGELIIVVDDSYIHDRIGFYGYFIVIALALTFGVSLFVSLCLRQRFLAPILHLAQVAKKVTDSNDYSQRAQTLSKDEFGQLTNHFNSMLQTIEQRDRVLEQKVQQRTQELESANSQLHEFAYIDGLTDLPNRRYFYEKLQSLLNLPQQKFALIFIDLDGFKEVNDNLGHDYGDILLSQVAKRLKNCVRANDTVARLGGDEFTLIIEGVDDHLRASQLAQTLKESLMQCISIKDEEAYVSGSIGITFYPADGDTVDLLVKHADQAMYLAKENGRNRYEFFSLNMEAEAKQKHDLIEELRMAIALQQFEIYYQPIFCCNTQRVVQVEALIRWHHPQKGLLVSMDFIPIAESYGLISTIDDWVREQVVSDVSQWYQQTGKVMPVSVNVSPLEIDLQSHWVDKWILNYTKYNLPANAISLEITENALMDTSDKAQQQLQQLSNHGINMTIDDFGVGYSSLAYLLRLKVNTLKIDKVFVQDIVDNESSLSLVRAIISMAQNLNINVVVQGVENEQQLKILHQYHCEYLQGEYLAPPMTKADFEQRFLGFPSQTALAHQSQS, encoded by the coding sequence ATGATCAAGCTACTGTCCCTTAATTCTGTCAGTAAAAAGCTGTTGTTCATCTTAATGAGCGTGGCATTAATTTCAGTGTTAATCGTCTCTTTTTTGCTAAGCGCTTATGAATTTAAGACTGCGCAAAAAGATCAACAAAGTAACTTGGACACCTTAATCAAGGTGTTATCTCCTAGTATTACTGCTGCGGTTTTATTTGAAGATAACGAATCAATTCAGGAGCTTATAAATCCTATTTTGTTGCGTTCTGATATGGTGTCTGTATTGGTAAATAACGCCCAAGGAGAAAAAGTTGCCAGCGCAAACAACGACAACAAGGTGCTGTATGCGGATGAGCACCTTACTCAAGTGACAGCACCACTTGCCTTGGATGGCATTACTTATGGTGAGTTGATTATTGTCGTTGATGACAGCTACATTCATGATCGTATTGGGTTTTATGGCTATTTTATTGTTATCGCACTGGCGTTGACTTTTGGGGTGAGCCTATTTGTCTCCTTGTGTTTACGACAACGCTTTTTAGCTCCCATTTTGCATTTAGCACAAGTGGCCAAAAAAGTGACTGACTCGAACGATTATAGCCAGCGCGCACAAACTTTAAGCAAAGATGAATTTGGTCAGTTAACAAATCACTTTAATAGTATGCTGCAGACGATAGAACAGCGTGACAGGGTGCTAGAACAAAAGGTACAGCAACGAACTCAGGAGTTAGAGTCGGCTAATTCTCAACTGCATGAATTTGCTTATATTGATGGTTTAACGGACTTGCCTAACCGTCGCTATTTTTATGAAAAACTACAAAGCTTATTAAACCTTCCACAACAAAAATTTGCCCTCATTTTTATTGATTTAGATGGCTTTAAAGAGGTCAACGATAACCTAGGGCACGATTATGGCGACATATTACTGAGCCAAGTTGCTAAACGATTGAAAAACTGTGTGCGAGCCAATGACACGGTAGCGAGATTGGGCGGTGATGAATTTACGTTAATTATTGAGGGGGTGGACGATCATCTACGGGCCTCACAATTAGCTCAAACATTAAAAGAGAGTTTGATGCAATGTATATCGATTAAGGATGAAGAAGCCTATGTGTCTGGCAGTATTGGGATTACCTTCTATCCCGCCGATGGCGACACGGTAGATTTATTGGTTAAGCATGCTGATCAAGCCATGTATCTTGCCAAAGAGAATGGCCGTAACCGTTACGAGTTTTTCTCTCTTAATATGGAGGCAGAAGCAAAACAGAAACACGACTTGATTGAAGAGTTACGAATGGCGATAGCCTTGCAGCAATTTGAAATATATTACCAACCAATATTTTGTTGTAATACGCAAAGGGTGGTGCAAGTGGAAGCACTGATCCGTTGGCATCATCCGCAAAAAGGGTTGTTGGTTTCAATGGATTTTATTCCTATTGCTGAAAGCTATGGTTTGATCAGTACCATTGATGATTGGGTGAGAGAGCAAGTGGTAAGCGATGTTAGTCAGTGGTATCAGCAAACGGGTAAGGTGATGCCTGTGTCGGTGAATGTGTCGCCACTTGAAATTGACTTGCAAAGCCATTGGGTTGATAAATGGATTTTGAATTACACCAAATATAATCTACCTGCTAACGCCATATCGCTAGAGATCACTGAAAATGCGCTGATGGATACCAGTGACAAGGCACAACAACAGCTTCAACAATTATCAAATCATGGTATTAACATGACAATTGATGATTTTGGGGTGGGCTATTCATCATTAGCTTATTTGTTACGCCTAAAGGTTAATACTTTAAAAATTGATAAGGTATTTGTGCAGGATATTGTTGATAACGAAAGCAGTTTAAGTTTAGTGCGGGCTATTATTAGCATGGCGCAAAACTTGAATATCAACGTGGTGGTGCAAGGGGTAGAAAACGAGCAGCAACTGAAAATATTGCACCAATATCATTGTGAATACTTACAAGGCGAATACCTAGCGCCACCGATGACCAAAGCCGATTTTGAACAGCGCTTTTTAGGCTTCCCCAGCCAAACGGCATTAGCACATCAAAGCCAATCCTAA
- a CDS encoding YfiR family protein, with translation MVKSLRILLFACLPFSLLFSGNAQAMEQEYALKAGFLFNFARYGTWTEDFSKQNQFNLCSTDDDFNDIAKQVLAGKTIAGLPIHLLTVQLTQQAIDNCQLLFVTSNSLEQWQSQPNIQFDNVMLVGETPNFIESGGHIRFFLAASKIRFEISPEHLKRSGLVLSSKVLRLGRIVEGAKL, from the coding sequence ATGGTTAAGTCTTTAAGGATATTGCTGTTTGCTTGTCTGCCGTTTTCATTATTGTTTAGTGGAAACGCACAGGCTATGGAGCAAGAATATGCCCTTAAAGCCGGTTTTTTGTTTAATTTTGCCCGATATGGGACCTGGACTGAAGACTTTAGTAAGCAGAATCAATTTAACCTTTGTAGTACGGATGATGATTTTAATGACATTGCTAAACAAGTGTTAGCGGGCAAAACGATTGCAGGGTTGCCAATCCATTTACTCACCGTTCAGTTAACCCAACAAGCAATTGATAACTGTCAGCTATTATTTGTCACCAGCAATAGCCTAGAACAATGGCAGAGCCAGCCTAATATTCAATTTGACAATGTCATGCTGGTGGGTGAAACCCCCAATTTTATTGAGTCTGGTGGCCATATCCGCTTTTTTTTAGCCGCAAGTAAAATTCGTTTTGAAATCTCCCCCGAGCATTTAAAGCGCTCAGGTCTGGTACTGAGCTCAAAAGTACTCCGGCTTGGGCGCATTGTTGAGGGAGCAAAGCTATGA
- a CDS encoding TonB-dependent receptor plug domain-containing protein has protein sequence MGLRFSFYYIAGLVVIISAQSQAANLQNDLDLDLESLMGMDVQATSAMKRTQSSFDTPTSIYVLSKERIINSGATSIPEALKVVPGLVVRQLDNNQWAITTRSVASRFVSKMLVMIDGQSLHTPQFSAVYWETLNVPLYDIERIEVIRGQGGLLWGTNASNGVINIITKNSIDTRGVYLDASAGNRLNYDANVRYGSDIGNKGSFRFYAHGNDQQASKKGSNLPSNDSSEMVNVGTRFDFTPNDRWSGLLQADYNRADMGQNLRAVLDDSNKNIPFSENTERQELRVMARVENRISDSADQMLQASWLKQDGEQTLFNEHFESADLDYQMNFIYQDLKVDWGLNFRYSHIHYEPSIVLSSDSRIEHLRQYGGLLQLQYKVLPDLDLIAGVRVDHNELTGWENQPLAKAVWKPTNNQTLWGSISKSVRIPSLIEFNDNFVVNGDLVSEIAETPTGIPLIDNYRIRTYLNGNDQVEAEQSMSYELGYRLSQVSWAIDASLYYTDSKDVAVIQVNVNEAQFAPVIGLLQLGQIDAAYQALTTTSISYDLVSQASVIAQGGDLTLTWQASESVKTEFGVSYNDFKYVLPPNTVPAIGYDSVTKQYFAKFDWQIFPRHSFFATVRYEDSTAYNVDNYTALDLAWNWDISPQWRLSILGKNLIAGEHLEYGNTGETFTIPNYIDESVAVKIRAKF, from the coding sequence ATGGGATTGCGTTTTTCATTTTACTATATTGCTGGGCTAGTCGTGATTATTAGCGCGCAATCTCAAGCGGCTAATTTGCAAAATGATCTTGATTTAGATCTTGAATCATTAATGGGCATGGATGTTCAAGCGACATCAGCCATGAAGCGCACTCAGTCATCGTTTGATACGCCAACATCTATTTATGTGCTCTCTAAAGAACGTATTATTAACTCGGGCGCGACGTCTATTCCAGAAGCGCTCAAAGTGGTGCCAGGTTTGGTTGTTCGTCAGTTAGATAATAATCAATGGGCGATTACTACTCGCAGTGTTGCCTCGCGATTTGTGAGTAAAATGTTGGTGATGATTGATGGTCAAAGCCTTCATACTCCTCAGTTTTCAGCCGTGTATTGGGAAACCTTAAATGTCCCCTTGTATGATATCGAACGCATTGAAGTTATCCGTGGTCAAGGCGGCTTGCTTTGGGGGACAAACGCAAGCAATGGCGTGATTAATATCATTACCAAAAATAGCATTGATACCCGCGGTGTTTACCTAGATGCATCCGCAGGTAATAGGCTGAATTATGATGCCAATGTGCGTTATGGAAGTGATATAGGTAATAAAGGCAGTTTTCGGTTTTATGCTCATGGGAATGATCAACAAGCTTCTAAAAAGGGGAGCAACCTTCCTTCCAACGACAGCTCTGAAATGGTCAATGTGGGTACTCGATTTGATTTTACGCCCAATGATAGGTGGTCCGGCTTGCTTCAAGCTGATTATAATCGGGCAGATATGGGGCAAAATCTACGCGCCGTGTTAGATGATTCTAATAAAAATATTCCATTCAGTGAAAACACAGAGCGCCAAGAGTTAAGGGTGATGGCACGGGTCGAAAACCGGATCTCAGACTCAGCAGACCAAATGCTTCAAGCATCGTGGTTAAAGCAAGATGGTGAGCAAACCTTATTCAATGAACATTTTGAATCAGCAGATCTAGATTATCAAATGAACTTCATTTATCAGGATCTTAAAGTTGATTGGGGCTTGAATTTTCGTTATAGCCATATTCATTATGAACCCAGTATTGTGCTTAGCAGTGACTCTCGCATTGAACATCTTCGTCAGTATGGAGGATTGCTGCAGTTACAATATAAGGTATTGCCGGATCTCGATTTGATTGCGGGTGTGAGGGTTGATCATAATGAATTAACGGGATGGGAAAACCAACCATTAGCCAAAGCTGTGTGGAAGCCGACTAATAACCAAACATTGTGGGGGTCAATTTCAAAAAGCGTTCGTATTCCATCATTGATCGAGTTTAACGATAACTTTGTGGTCAACGGTGATCTTGTAAGTGAAATTGCTGAAACGCCTACAGGCATTCCTTTAATTGATAATTATCGAATTCGTACTTATTTAAATGGTAACGACCAAGTTGAAGCTGAGCAGTCAATGTCTTACGAGCTGGGCTACCGACTATCTCAAGTTTCATGGGCGATTGATGCGTCATTGTATTATACCGATTCAAAAGATGTTGCTGTGATCCAGGTTAATGTTAATGAGGCACAATTTGCACCGGTCATTGGGTTGTTGCAATTAGGCCAAATTGATGCTGCTTATCAAGCATTAACCACTACCAGTATTAGTTATGATTTAGTCTCTCAAGCGAGCGTGATTGCTCAAGGCGGGGATTTAACTCTGACATGGCAAGCAAGTGAATCAGTTAAAACGGAGTTTGGTGTCAGCTACAATGACTTCAAATATGTTCTTCCACCTAACACAGTGCCTGCAATTGGTTACGATTCAGTAACTAAGCAATATTTTGCTAAGTTTGATTGGCAGATTTTTCCCCGCCATAGCTTTTTTGCCACCGTACGTTATGAAGATAGCACGGCTTACAACGTCGATAATTATACGGCATTAGATTTAGCCTGGAATTGGGATATATCTCCCCAATGGCGTTTATCAATATTAGGTAAAAATCTTATTGCAGGTGAGCATTTAGAATATGGCAATACTGGTGAGACATTCACAATACCTAACTATATTGATGAAAGTGTTGCCGTAAAAATTCGCGCTAAATTTTAA